One genomic segment of Gemmatimonadota bacterium includes these proteins:
- a CDS encoding N-acetylornithine carbamoyltransferase, with translation MSGRDFLAMEEWEPEAIDALLELAGRCKRGEITDGLTRKVLAMVFMDPSLRTRSSMETAMFLHGGHALALEPGKGSWALETELDVVMDGTTVEHIIEAARVLSRYADALAVRSFPKGNDWATERLDPTIRNFARFAEKPVINLESARRHPCQGLADAMTMREHLGETVGKRFVLMWAWHPKALPTAVPASAAIAAAHLGMEVTIVRPAGYDLDPDDYVAIETLAAKRGGSLQVTDELDGAIEGAHVVYPKSWGSLVHFGNPEAERAGREGKRDWRLTQARMRTTAAAKGIAMHCLPVRRNVEMDGEVLDGPNSAVIDQAENRLHAQRALLLEIMSH, from the coding sequence GTGAGCGGTCGTGACTTCCTCGCGATGGAGGAGTGGGAACCGGAGGCGATCGACGCCCTGCTCGAGTTGGCGGGGCGCTGCAAACGCGGCGAGATCACCGACGGCCTGACCCGCAAGGTGCTGGCGATGGTCTTCATGGATCCGTCGCTCCGGACGCGCTCGTCGATGGAGACGGCAATGTTCCTGCACGGCGGCCACGCGCTCGCGCTGGAGCCGGGGAAGGGAAGCTGGGCGTTGGAGACCGAACTCGACGTGGTGATGGACGGCACGACCGTCGAGCACATCATCGAGGCGGCGCGGGTGCTGTCGCGCTATGCCGACGCGCTGGCCGTGCGCTCCTTTCCGAAGGGGAATGACTGGGCCACGGAGCGGCTCGACCCGACGATCCGCAACTTCGCGCGCTTTGCGGAGAAGCCGGTGATCAATCTCGAGTCCGCACGCCGCCACCCCTGCCAGGGGCTGGCCGACGCCATGACGATGCGCGAACATCTCGGCGAGACGGTCGGGAAGCGGTTCGTGCTGATGTGGGCGTGGCACCCGAAGGCGCTGCCCACGGCCGTGCCGGCGAGCGCGGCGATCGCCGCGGCGCACCTCGGGATGGAGGTCACGATCGTCCGGCCCGCCGGGTACGACCTCGACCCCGACGACTACGTCGCCATCGAAACGCTCGCGGCGAAGCGCGGCGGCTCGCTGCAGGTCACCGACGAGCTCGACGGCGCGATCGAGGGGGCCCATGTGGTCTACCCCAAGTCATGGGGCTCGCTGGTGCACTTCGGGAATCCCGAGGCGGAGCGCGCTGGCCGCGAGGGGAAGCGCGACTGGCGGCTCACGCAGGCGCGGATGCGCACCACGGCAGCGGCCAAGGGAATCGCAATGCACTGCCTCCCCGTCCGCCGCAACGTCGAGATGGACGGCGAGGTGCTGGACGGACCGAACAGCGCCGTGATCGATCAGGCGGAGAATCGGCTGCATGCGCAGCGGGCGTTGTTGTTGGAGATCATGAGTCATTAG
- a CDS encoding M20/M25/M40 family metallo-hydrolase, which produces MASTWPTEVTTLRELVAIPSISGNELPAAEYVERVARGLGLDVVRDETSVRVSVGDESAGPTLALASHLDVVPPGEGWSRDPFTPIIEGDLLYGRGSGDAKASVVSMLHALGDVAASGRALRGRALGIFSYGEETRNATMPMAVERAGRLDAALVGEPTNLEFSVAQRGLMMVDLVAHGDQRHAGYAATEGFTNAITVLARNLARLDNIASARVHPVLGVTTVTPTMLEAGVSRNVTPPTARAVLDIRSTPDWTHDELAVLLREQLDCEVVVTSTRLVPCETPAGSALLTAAQRARPESTSYGSPTCSDWCFLRHLDAIKVGPGTSRRSHTPDESVNLSEVIAARAFYARVIEEYLA; this is translated from the coding sequence TTGGCGTCGACCTGGCCGACTGAAGTCACCACGCTCCGCGAGCTGGTGGCCATTCCCTCGATCAGCGGGAATGAGCTGCCGGCCGCGGAGTACGTGGAGCGTGTGGCCCGCGGGCTCGGCCTCGACGTGGTGCGCGACGAGACCTCCGTCCGCGTCAGTGTCGGCGATGAGTCCGCCGGGCCGACGCTGGCGCTGGCGTCGCACCTCGATGTGGTTCCGCCCGGTGAGGGGTGGAGCCGCGATCCGTTCACCCCGATCATCGAGGGCGACCTCCTGTACGGCCGCGGCTCGGGCGATGCGAAGGCGTCGGTCGTGTCGATGCTGCACGCCCTCGGCGACGTGGCGGCCTCCGGGCGCGCCCTGCGTGGCCGCGCACTGGGGATCTTCTCCTACGGCGAGGAAACCCGGAACGCGACGATGCCGATGGCGGTGGAGCGCGCGGGGCGTCTCGATGCCGCGCTTGTTGGTGAACCGACCAACCTCGAATTCTCGGTGGCGCAGCGCGGGCTGATGATGGTGGATCTGGTGGCCCACGGCGACCAGCGACACGCGGGCTACGCGGCCACCGAAGGGTTCACCAATGCCATCACGGTGCTGGCCCGCAATCTGGCACGCCTCGACAACATCGCCAGCGCCCGAGTCCATCCGGTGCTCGGTGTCACCACCGTGACGCCGACGATGCTCGAGGCGGGGGTCTCCCGCAACGTGACGCCACCCACGGCCCGTGCCGTGCTCGACATCCGCTCGACTCCAGACTGGACACACGACGAGCTCGCGGTTTTGCTTCGTGAGCAGCTCGATTGCGAGGTCGTGGTCACCTCGACGCGGCTGGTCCCGTGCGAGACGCCGGCCGGGTCGGCGCTGCTCACCGCCGCGCAACGCGCGCGCCCCGAGTCGACGTCGTATGGATCGCCCACCTGCTCCGACTGGTGTTTCCTGCGGCATCTCGACGCCATCAAGGTCGGCCCCGGGACCTCGCGCCGTTCGCACACGCCGGACGAATCGGTCAACCTCTCCGAAGTGATCGCTGCACGGGCATTCTACGCCCGGGTGATCGAGGAGTACCTGGCATGA
- a CDS encoding arginine repressor → MSLERRKRHLKILELVATRPMRTQDELAEALSQEGWEVTQSSVSRDISTLGLIKVEGIYQRAAASRLREIADPNERRLAESLLAVDPAGDALLVLHTPPGEAQRVGSALDLLGWPEVVGTLAGDDTIFVATRNASSQGTIQRRLNALMDGRS, encoded by the coding sequence ATGAGCCTCGAGCGCCGGAAGCGGCACCTGAAGATTCTGGAGCTGGTGGCCACGCGTCCGATGCGGACGCAGGACGAGCTCGCCGAAGCGCTGTCGCAGGAGGGATGGGAAGTCACCCAGAGCTCCGTCTCGCGGGACATCTCGACACTCGGCCTGATCAAGGTGGAGGGGATCTATCAGCGAGCGGCCGCGTCGCGGCTCCGCGAGATCGCCGATCCGAATGAGCGGCGTCTGGCCGAGTCGTTGTTGGCGGTCGATCCGGCTGGCGATGCCCTGCTGGTGCTGCACACGCCGCCCGGCGAGGCGCAGCGCGTCGGCAGTGCCCTCGACTTGCTCGGCTGGCCCGAGGTGGTCGGGACGCTGGCCGGCGACGACACGATCTTCGTGGCGACGCGCAATGCCTCGTCGCAGGGGACGATCCAGCGTCGCCTGAACGCCTTGATGGATGGACGCAGCTGA
- the argH gene encoding argininosuccinate lyase — protein MSRSETLWSPGAAPDAQMLAYTVADDRTVDTRLLRWDVLGSLGHAASLKAGKIITPREFATMRRALLAALRAIDAGELQIGPEHEDGHSAVELWLTKRFGDIGERLHTGRSRNDQVATDLRLFLKEKVLALHGQMTDLAESLLAFAATHRRVLWPGYTHQRIAMPSSAGLWAAAYAEGLLDAADAVHGFWSRLDRSPLGSAAGYGVPLPLVREASAKALGFGGVDQVVTSVQGSRGMLEAAALFWCGEAAHHLAKLSADVILFSADEFGWLTLPTELSTGSSIMPQKRNPDLFELTRARAASLEGDLATVLALKGRLAGGYHRDFQFLKAPLFRGLDRTSEMLAMLITAIPRLGVNADRGRAALSGEVLATDEVMRRVREGQTFRKAYRDVAAEVKRGIAMPPISSAALIAARQSTGGIGNLPIAALRKRLRASRRWQVTEHRRYARALAALTARRGR, from the coding sequence ATGAGTCGCAGTGAAACGCTCTGGTCGCCCGGCGCTGCCCCGGACGCGCAGATGCTGGCGTACACTGTCGCCGATGACCGCACGGTCGACACCCGCCTGCTGCGCTGGGACGTCCTTGGCTCGCTCGGTCATGCCGCGTCGCTCAAGGCCGGGAAGATCATCACCCCGCGCGAGTTCGCCACGATGCGCCGGGCGTTGCTCGCCGCGCTCCGGGCCATCGATGCCGGTGAACTGCAGATCGGACCCGAGCATGAGGACGGCCACAGCGCCGTGGAGCTCTGGCTCACCAAGCGCTTCGGCGACATCGGGGAACGGCTGCACACCGGGCGCTCGCGCAACGACCAGGTCGCCACCGACCTGCGCCTCTTCCTGAAGGAGAAGGTCCTGGCGCTCCACGGGCAGATGACCGATCTCGCGGAATCGCTGCTCGCCTTCGCGGCGACGCACCGGCGTGTGCTGTGGCCGGGGTACACGCACCAGCGCATCGCGATGCCCTCCTCAGCCGGACTCTGGGCCGCCGCCTATGCCGAAGGGCTGCTCGACGCGGCCGACGCAGTGCACGGCTTCTGGTCACGTCTCGATCGTTCGCCGCTTGGTAGCGCTGCGGGATACGGCGTGCCCTTGCCATTGGTCCGCGAGGCTTCCGCCAAGGCGCTCGGCTTCGGCGGCGTCGATCAGGTGGTCACGTCGGTCCAGGGCAGCCGCGGGATGCTCGAGGCGGCGGCGCTCTTCTGGTGTGGCGAGGCGGCGCACCACCTGGCGAAGCTGTCGGCCGACGTGATCCTCTTCTCGGCCGACGAGTTCGGCTGGCTGACGCTGCCGACGGAGCTGTCGACGGGGTCGTCGATCATGCCGCAGAAGCGCAACCCCGATCTCTTCGAGTTGACCCGTGCACGTGCCGCGTCCCTTGAGGGCGACCTGGCCACGGTGCTGGCACTCAAGGGGCGGCTGGCAGGCGGCTATCATCGCGACTTCCAGTTCCTCAAGGCGCCACTGTTCCGCGGACTCGACCGGACAAGTGAGATGCTGGCGATGCTGATCACCGCAATCCCTCGGCTCGGCGTGAATGCCGATCGTGGACGGGCGGCGCTCTCGGGTGAGGTGCTCGCCACGGACGAGGTGATGCGGCGAGTTCGCGAGGGGCAGACGTTCCGGAAGGCGTACCGCGACGTCGCCGCCGAAGTAAAGCGTGGGATCGCGATGCCTCCAATCAGCAGCGCGGCGTTGATCGCGGCGCGGCAGAGCACCGGCGGCATCGGCAACCTGCCGATCGCCGCATTGCGAAAGCGCCTCCGGGCGTCGCGGCGGTGGCAGGTGACGGAGCATCGCCGCTATGCCCGCGCACTCGCCGCACTGACCGCGCGGAGGGGACGATGA
- the argB gene encoding acetylglutamate kinase: MTIDPSQGIVGLKGALRYVRAYRDHVFVVKLGGDVLSDKHNLDTVAGQLALLSSLSIRLVVVHGGGTQASALARRLGQEPEMVAGRRVTDDGALEVTKMVYRGLLNTDLVAALRRHGVQATGLSGVDADLITAHRRLPLRVVDDAGVERTVDYGHVGDIDKVDPRVLETLMNARFVPVVSSLAGDAEGNVYNVNADTVAESLAIALKAQKLIFMTGAPGVLRDRNDPSTLVTFADPDDLAELMASGALAGGMRPKVEACIRAATGGVERTHIIDGRAPDALLLEAFTGSGCGTMIVGRKEKATYLGVDLAD, encoded by the coding sequence ATGACCATCGATCCATCCCAGGGCATTGTCGGCCTCAAGGGCGCCCTGCGCTACGTCCGCGCCTATCGCGACCACGTCTTCGTCGTGAAACTTGGCGGCGACGTGCTCTCGGACAAGCACAACCTCGACACCGTGGCAGGCCAGCTAGCGCTGTTGTCCTCGCTCTCGATTCGTCTGGTCGTGGTGCATGGTGGCGGCACGCAGGCGAGCGCGCTGGCACGCCGGCTCGGCCAGGAGCCCGAGATGGTTGCGGGGCGGCGAGTGACCGACGACGGCGCACTCGAGGTGACCAAGATGGTCTACCGCGGCCTGCTCAATACCGACCTGGTCGCGGCGCTGCGGCGGCACGGGGTGCAGGCCACTGGCCTCTCCGGCGTCGATGCCGACCTGATCACGGCGCACCGCCGCCTGCCGCTGCGGGTGGTCGACGACGCCGGCGTGGAGCGGACGGTCGACTACGGCCATGTGGGCGACATCGACAAGGTGGACCCGCGGGTGCTGGAGACGCTGATGAACGCGCGTTTCGTCCCGGTGGTCTCCTCGCTGGCGGGTGACGCGGAAGGCAACGTCTACAACGTCAATGCCGACACCGTGGCGGAATCACTGGCGATTGCGCTCAAGGCGCAGAAGCTGATCTTCATGACGGGGGCACCGGGCGTGCTGCGTGACCGGAACGATCCGTCGACGCTGGTCACCTTCGCCGACCCGGACGATCTCGCCGAACTGATGGCGAGCGGTGCGCTGGCGGGCGGAATGCGCCCGAAGGTGGAGGCCTGCATCCGCGCGGCGACCGGCGGCGTCGAGCGGACGCACATCATCGATGGTCGGGCTCCGGATGCCCTCCTGCTCGAGGCGTTTACCGGCTCGGGTTGCGGCACCATGATCGTGGGTCGAAAGGAGAAGGCTACCTATCTTGGCGTCGACCTGGCCGACTGA
- a CDS encoding PQQ-binding-like beta-propeller repeat protein: MSATLAGALACQPAADLRAPGAAVDWPVSIGDAGGSRYSALTDVDTLSIDRLRPAWSWAANERLRYDPGTGMPLPAGSFQASPVALGDTLYLSTAYARAVALDGATGRMVWSFDPDVTRWGPNSSSHSVYSHRGVAVWSDTVGRRVFLAARWRLWALDAATGRPIPAFGKDGAADLASDLRWPVNPIEVNSTSPPAIWRDVVIIGSAIGDDIIYRGDPPGHVQAFDARTGKRLWRWDPIPPPGDPARASWGAGAAERTGHANVWSFITVDTARGLVYLPVSAASNDWYGGDRPGDNRWSESLVCLDARTGRQLWAQQLVHHGLWDYDPAAPPTLATVVINGVRRDIVAQAGKTGFLYVYDRVTGAPIWPIEERPVPASDVPGEQASATQPVPTWPAPFARQSLSLDDANDVLPEVHDSAVAFLKRYRLGGLFTPPSLQGTVLMPSWIGGAGWGATSLDPVHNVLYVKSTNIPVLVRLTGDTSGRVGAPRYRIADPIPDRAASVVLSARDWTFRRRLVRFRVTKPPYGTLTAIDLGTGAQQWQVTVGDPPERARHPTLARSDAAPMGVSGPSGGLTTAGGLIFLTGGGSKLLAIRAADGSLRWSSDLHREAMANPMTYRTRDGRQFVVVATGGGSDAVLQAFTLAPERD, translated from the coding sequence GTGAGCGCCACGCTGGCTGGTGCCCTCGCCTGTCAACCAGCCGCTGATCTCCGCGCCCCGGGCGCTGCCGTCGACTGGCCCGTGAGCATCGGCGATGCTGGTGGCTCGCGCTATTCAGCGCTAACCGACGTCGACACGCTCAGCATTGACCGACTGCGGCCGGCCTGGTCGTGGGCGGCAAACGAACGCTTGCGGTACGATCCCGGGACCGGGATGCCGCTCCCCGCCGGATCATTCCAGGCATCACCCGTCGCGCTCGGCGACACCCTCTATCTCTCCACGGCGTACGCGCGCGCCGTCGCGCTTGACGGTGCGACGGGCCGCATGGTGTGGAGCTTCGACCCGGATGTGACTCGTTGGGGCCCGAATTCCAGCTCCCACTCGGTTTACTCGCATCGTGGCGTCGCAGTGTGGAGTGACACCGTGGGGCGTCGCGTATTCCTCGCCGCACGGTGGCGGCTTTGGGCGCTCGATGCAGCCACCGGACGTCCGATCCCTGCGTTCGGCAAGGATGGTGCTGCGGATCTCGCTTCCGACCTGCGCTGGCCGGTCAATCCGATCGAGGTGAACTCGACGTCGCCACCCGCGATCTGGCGAGACGTTGTCATCATCGGCAGCGCGATCGGCGACGACATCATCTATCGTGGTGATCCACCCGGGCATGTGCAGGCGTTCGACGCCCGCACCGGGAAGCGCCTTTGGCGCTGGGACCCGATCCCGCCTCCGGGCGATCCGGCGCGTGCGAGTTGGGGCGCCGGCGCGGCCGAGCGAACCGGTCACGCCAACGTCTGGTCCTTCATCACCGTCGACACCGCGCGCGGGTTGGTGTACCTGCCGGTGTCCGCCGCCTCAAACGACTGGTATGGTGGCGATCGTCCGGGCGACAATCGCTGGAGCGAATCCCTCGTCTGTCTGGATGCGCGGACCGGGCGCCAACTCTGGGCGCAGCAGTTGGTCCATCACGGGCTCTGGGACTACGATCCCGCCGCGCCGCCAACGCTCGCCACCGTCGTGATCAATGGGGTCCGTCGCGACATCGTCGCTCAGGCCGGAAAGACGGGCTTCCTGTATGTCTACGACCGGGTGACCGGGGCGCCGATCTGGCCGATCGAGGAGCGGCCGGTGCCGGCGTCAGATGTGCCGGGAGAGCAGGCCTCCGCGACGCAACCGGTGCCGACCTGGCCCGCGCCGTTTGCACGGCAGTCGCTCTCGCTCGATGACGCGAACGACGTCCTGCCGGAGGTGCATGACTCCGCCGTGGCCTTCCTGAAGCGCTATCGACTTGGCGGATTGTTCACGCCCCCTTCGCTGCAGGGCACGGTCCTGATGCCGAGCTGGATTGGCGGGGCGGGATGGGGTGCCACCTCGCTCGATCCGGTGCACAATGTGCTCTACGTGAAATCGACCAACATTCCGGTCCTGGTGAGACTGACTGGCGACACATCCGGACGCGTGGGTGCGCCCCGGTATCGTATCGCCGATCCCATTCCGGACCGCGCCGCCAGCGTGGTCCTCTCCGCTCGTGACTGGACATTCCGGCGGCGGCTCGTTCGCTTTCGTGTCACCAAGCCACCGTACGGCACCCTCACGGCGATTGACCTTGGCACCGGCGCGCAGCAGTGGCAGGTGACGGTGGGCGATCCCCCGGAGCGGGCGCGTCACCCGACGTTGGCGCGCTCCGATGCCGCACCGATGGGGGTGTCGGGGCCGAGCGGTGGCCTGACGACGGCCGGCGGGCTCATCTTTCTCACGGGTGGTGGGTCAAAGTTGCTGGCGATTCGAGCGGCCGATGGTTCGCTCCGCTGGTCGTCCGACTTGCACCGCGAGGCCATGGCGAATCCAATGACGTATCGGACCCGCGATGGGCGCCAGTTCGTGGTCGTCGCGACCGGCGGCGGTTCCGACGCCGTGCTGCAGGCCTTCACCCTCGCCCCGGAGCGAGACTGA
- a CDS encoding argininosuccinate synthase: MQKPILALAFSGGLDTSYCVPRLTERGFSVHTVFVNTGGTTPEQCAAIRAQAMAVGAVAHHEVDARDLVFNRFVRFLIQANVLRGEVYPLSVAAERTQQAISVVGVAREIGAVAVAHGSTGAGNDQIRFDIALRVLAPELEIVTPIREENLSREASIAYLEARGLPVPPKSGAFSINRGLWGTTWGGGWTHDTWASPPEELLAPPADAPAPRDIVITWVAGVPVLVDGQSGPGHVLVDMLSALAATYGIGHGIHVGETALGIKGRIGFEAGSALILINAHRELEKLVLTKWQSFWKDQLGKFYGDRLHEGHYFDPALRDIEAMVESSQQKVTGETRVRLSPGRFLVTGARSPWSMMDRAVATYGEENVLWTGDEAKAFARVGAIPELLAMRADARARGEE; this comes from the coding sequence ATGCAGAAACCCATTCTGGCGCTCGCCTTCTCCGGCGGCCTCGATACTTCCTACTGCGTCCCCCGGCTGACAGAGCGGGGGTTCTCAGTCCATACGGTCTTCGTCAACACCGGCGGCACGACCCCTGAGCAGTGCGCGGCGATCCGCGCGCAGGCGATGGCGGTGGGTGCGGTGGCCCACCACGAGGTGGACGCCCGCGACCTGGTGTTCAACCGCTTCGTCCGCTTCCTGATCCAGGCCAACGTGTTGCGGGGCGAGGTCTACCCGCTTTCGGTGGCCGCCGAGCGCACCCAGCAGGCCATCTCGGTGGTCGGCGTGGCGCGTGAGATCGGGGCCGTGGCGGTGGCGCACGGTTCGACCGGCGCCGGCAATGACCAGATCCGCTTCGACATCGCGCTCCGCGTCTTGGCGCCCGAGCTCGAGATCGTCACACCGATCCGCGAGGAGAATCTCTCGCGTGAGGCGTCGATCGCCTACCTCGAGGCGCGCGGCTTGCCGGTGCCCCCCAAGTCGGGCGCGTTCTCGATCAATCGCGGCCTCTGGGGCACGACCTGGGGCGGTGGCTGGACGCACGACACCTGGGCCTCGCCGCCAGAGGAGTTGCTGGCCCCACCGGCCGATGCCCCGGCGCCGCGCGATATCGTGATCACCTGGGTGGCCGGTGTCCCGGTGCTGGTCGACGGACAGTCGGGGCCCGGGCACGTCCTGGTCGACATGCTCAGTGCGCTGGCGGCGACGTACGGCATTGGCCACGGCATCCACGTGGGCGAGACCGCCCTCGGCATCAAGGGGCGGATCGGCTTCGAGGCGGGCAGCGCGTTGATCTTGATCAATGCGCACCGCGAGCTCGAGAAGCTGGTGCTCACCAAGTGGCAGTCGTTCTGGAAGGACCAGCTCGGCAAGTTCTACGGTGACCGCCTGCACGAGGGCCACTACTTCGATCCCGCCTTGCGCGACATCGAGGCGATGGTCGAGTCGTCGCAGCAGAAGGTGACCGGCGAAACCCGGGTCCGCCTCTCGCCGGGACGCTTCCTCGTCACCGGCGCGCGCTCGCCGTGGTCGATGATGGACCGCGCCGTGGCGACCTACGGCGAAGAAAATGTCCTGTGGACCGGCGACGAGGCCAAGGCCTTTGCCCGTGTCGGTGCCATTCCCGAGTTGCTGGCGATGCGGGCCGATGCACGTGCCCGCGGAGAGGAGTGA
- the argC gene encoding N-acetyl-gamma-glutamyl-phosphate reductase: MKVAVLGAAGYVGGELLRLILQHPDVTEVVATSRSQAGKPIADLHPALALLTDARFAAHAPGEVARGKDVVFLALEHGDSTKFMGEIIDAGPGLIVDLAADFRIQDGTLHARHYGAHAAPALVHHFRYGLADVLGTSLRGARAIAAPGCFATAAQLALYAIADLPLAAPPVIFAVTGSSGGGQSLKATAHHPTRAHNLFAYGAMSHRHEGEILEQWRGWRGDAAAHARLVPHSGPFVRGIYATLHATIDVGAAGTAAGPARARQAAPLHVPTDIAAHVRARYAGRPFVRVGDAPPELTHAVGTNLALLHAVASPDGREVQVECAIDNLIKGAGGQAIQAMNLALGLDERAGLLAPGPFPC, encoded by the coding sequence GTGAAGGTGGCCGTGCTCGGCGCGGCCGGATATGTCGGCGGAGAATTGCTGCGCCTGATTCTGCAGCATCCCGATGTGACCGAGGTCGTGGCCACGTCACGGTCGCAGGCCGGCAAGCCGATCGCCGACCTGCATCCGGCGCTGGCGCTGCTGACCGATGCGCGCTTCGCGGCGCACGCGCCGGGCGAGGTCGCGCGTGGCAAGGACGTGGTCTTTCTGGCGCTGGAGCATGGCGACTCGACCAAGTTCATGGGCGAGATCATCGATGCCGGGCCGGGGCTGATCGTCGACCTCGCCGCCGACTTCCGCATCCAGGACGGAACGCTGCACGCGCGACACTACGGGGCGCACGCGGCGCCGGCGCTGGTGCACCACTTCCGCTACGGCCTCGCCGATGTGCTGGGCACCTCGCTGCGCGGTGCCCGCGCCATCGCGGCGCCCGGCTGCTTCGCGACGGCAGCGCAGCTGGCGTTGTACGCGATCGCGGACCTGCCACTGGCTGCGCCGCCGGTGATCTTCGCCGTGACCGGATCGAGTGGCGGCGGACAGAGCCTCAAGGCGACGGCGCACCATCCGACGCGCGCGCACAATCTCTTTGCGTATGGCGCGATGTCGCACCGGCACGAGGGGGAGATTCTCGAACAGTGGCGCGGCTGGCGCGGCGACGCGGCGGCGCATGCACGGCTGGTGCCGCACTCGGGGCCGTTCGTGCGGGGCATCTACGCGACGCTGCATGCGACGATCGACGTGGGCGCGGCGGGGACCGCGGCGGGTCCGGCACGGGCGCGGCAGGCCGCGCCCCTACACGTCCCGACGGATATCGCCGCACACGTCCGCGCACGATACGCGGGCCGCCCGTTCGTGCGCGTCGGCGATGCCCCACCCGAGCTCACGCACGCGGTGGGCACCAACCTCGCGCTGCTGCATGCCGTGGCGTCTCCCGACGGACGGGAGGTTCAGGTGGAATGCGCGATCGACAACCTCATCAAGGGCGCCGGGGGGCAGGCGATCCAGGCGATGAACCTGGCCCTTGGACTCGATGAACGGGCCGGCCTGCTGGCCCCGGGACCCTTTCCATGCTGA
- a CDS encoding aminotransferase class III-fold pyridoxal phosphate-dependent enzyme, which translates to MLNREDGPALLPVYATFPLRAVSGHGSWLVDEQGEEWLDAYGGHAVATCGHSHPDVVAAIADQASRLIFYSTAVPHAGREHLAETLARLAPGGLGKVFFCNSGAEANENLLGMARRKTGRTTVVTMLGGWHGRTAATLACTDGARYEAGARRAGVPLSRKVPFNDLAALTAAMDETVAAVLLEPVQGFSGARTATVEFLEGARALCDRFGAKLLFDEVQCGTGRLGTFMAAESFGVMPDALSMAKGLAAGLPIGAVVAHPSLVDDIAIGDLGSTFGGGPVPCAAALANIGVIEREGLLENVRRVSAQIRSVAETLPHVLTVHGRGFLLGLELDSPAADVQRALWAKRILTGTSTDPRTLRLLPPLSFSSDEAALLLAGLREVLA; encoded by the coding sequence ATGCTGAATCGCGAAGATGGGCCGGCGCTGCTGCCGGTGTATGCCACTTTCCCGCTGCGTGCGGTGTCCGGCCATGGTTCATGGCTGGTCGACGAACAGGGCGAGGAGTGGCTCGACGCCTACGGCGGGCACGCCGTGGCCACCTGTGGTCACTCGCACCCCGACGTTGTCGCCGCGATCGCCGACCAGGCGTCGCGGTTGATCTTCTATTCGACCGCCGTGCCGCATGCCGGCCGCGAGCACCTCGCCGAGACGCTGGCGCGGCTCGCGCCGGGCGGCCTCGGCAAGGTGTTCTTCTGCAACTCGGGCGCCGAGGCGAACGAGAACCTGCTCGGGATGGCACGCCGCAAGACGGGCCGCACAACCGTCGTCACGATGCTCGGCGGTTGGCATGGTCGTACGGCGGCGACACTCGCCTGCACCGATGGCGCGCGGTACGAGGCAGGGGCGCGGCGTGCCGGTGTGCCGCTCTCGCGCAAGGTGCCGTTCAACGATCTGGCGGCACTGACGGCCGCGATGGATGAGACCGTGGCGGCGGTGTTGCTCGAGCCGGTGCAGGGCTTCAGTGGCGCGCGCACGGCCACCGTGGAGTTCCTCGAGGGGGCACGGGCGCTCTGCGATCGGTTTGGCGCCAAGCTGCTCTTCGACGAGGTGCAGTGCGGCACCGGGCGACTGGGGACGTTCATGGCGGCCGAGAGCTTCGGCGTGATGCCGGATGCGCTCTCGATGGCGAAGGGGCTGGCGGCGGGGCTGCCGATCGGCGCGGTCGTCGCGCATCCGTCGCTGGTCGACGACATCGCCATCGGCGACCTCGGTTCGACGTTCGGCGGGGGCCCGGTGCCGTGCGCAGCCGCGCTGGCCAACATCGGCGTGATCGAGCGCGAGGGGCTGCTCGAGAACGTGCGTCGCGTGAGCGCGCAGATCCGCAGCGTCGCCGAGACGTTGCCGCACGTGCTGACCGTTCACGGACGCGGCTTCCTGCTTGGGCTCGAACTCGACAGCCCGGCGGCCGATGTCCAGCGGGCGCTGTGGGCCAAGCGGATCCTCACCGGGACCTCCACCGACCCGAGGACGCTGCGGCTCCTGCCGCCGCTCTCCTTCAGCAGCGACGAAGCCGCCCTGCTGCTGGCCGGGCTTCGCGAGGTGCTGGCGTGA